The sequence below is a genomic window from Halococcus saccharolyticus DSM 5350.
GGTCGGAACTTCACGCCAGTGGACTACTGAAAGGTCGTGCTCGGCGAGCGTGTCGGCGACGAGGGTTTGGAGTTCCTCGCGGGCTTGCTCGTCCTGCGGGAAGAACAGCGAGCCGACCGCATACGTCTCGGGAAGCGAGACGTCGAGTTCGTCGGCGAAGAAGTCGTGGGGAGTCTGGACCATGATCCCCGCGCCGTCACCGGTCGATTCCTCGGCCCCGGTCGTGCCGCGGTGTTCGAGGTTCGCGAGGAGTTCGAGCCCATCGGCGACGACCGAACGATCGGCCCCACCATCGAGATCCATCACTACGCCAACGCCGCAGTTCGCCCGTGCGTCCGTGGGATCGGCGAGGCCCGCGGTGGCCGCCGAACGCTCTCCGGAGGGCGGTTGATCAGTCATATGGGCCCGCTACCTCGGTGGCCAATAAGAGGTTGTCCCTGAAAGACTATATGTGTGCTTGTACCAAATAAGGTGGTTCGTATTTCACACAGAATCATAGAGATGTGTCTCAGTGGAGGGTAAACGCAGAGAAAAATTGGTAGCGTCAGTACGATTTGGCGAAATACGCCGTCTCGACTGCCGCATCGTCACAGACGACACACTCATCGTGAACGGGGTCGGTATCGCGCTCCAGCGGCACCATCACGATCTCGGCGGCGATCTCGTCTTTGATCGCGGCCTCGCAGTCCTCGTCACCACACCACCCGGTCTTCACGATCCCGCCGTGGCGACCGATGGTCCCCAACAGCTCGTCGCGGCTCTCTGCCTCGCGGACGTTCTCTTCTAAGTCCTGCTCGGCGGCGGCGTAGAGTTTGGCGTGAATCGTGTCGAGGTGGTCGCCGATTGCGTCGGCGATCCCGTCGCGGGTCTCGACCGCCGACGCGCCGTCGGGACGGTGAACGACGGTCGCTTCGTCGTTCTCGACCTCGTTCGGCCCGATCTCGATCCGGAGCGGGACACCCTTGAGCTCCCACTCGTTGAACTTGAAGCCGGGATTGCGCTCGTCGCGGTCGTCGAGCTCCACTCGAACGTCCGCCTCGTCGAGTTCGGCGGCGAGGTCGGCGGCGTACTCGAGCACTTCGTCGCGGGTATCCTCCTGCCAGATCGGCACGACGACCACCTGCTCTGGTGCGAGCGTTGGGGGGAGGCTGAGTCCCTGATCGTCGGCGTGGGTCATGATCATCCCGCCGAGCGCGCGCCATGACAGCCCCCACGAGGCGGTGTGGGCGACGTGTTCGTTCTCGTCCTCGTCGACGTAGGTCACGTCGAACGCTTCGGCGAACCCATCACCCAGGTAGTGACTGGTCGCGGACTGAAGCGCCTTGCCGTCGGGCATCAGCGACTCGATCGCCGCAGTAGTGTGCGCACCGGGGAACTTGTCGTGTTCGGGTTTTCGACCTTCGAGGACGGGGACCGCGAGCACCTCCTCGTGGACCCGGCGGTACTGGTCGAGTCGGAGCATCGTCTCCTCCCACGCGCTTGCCTCGTCGCGGTGGGCGGTGTGACCCTCTTGCCAGAGGAACTCTTTGGTTCGGAAGAACGGCTTTGTGTCGGTGGCTTCCCAGCGGACCACCGAACACCACTGGTTCAGGCGCATCGGGAGGTCGCGGTGGCTCCGGATCCACTGGCTCATGAACGGCGTGATGATCGACTCGCTCGTGGGCCGGACCGCGAGGCGCTCGTCGAGTTCGTCGTTGCCCGCCTGGGTCACCCACGCCACCTCGGGATCGAACCCTTCGACGATGTCCTTCTCGCGTTCGAGGTAGCTCTCCGGGATGAACATTGGGAAGTAGGCGTTCTGGACGCCTGTTTCCTTGAACCACCCGTCGAGATGGTCCTGAATCCGTTCCCAGAGGGCGTACCCGCGGGGGCGCGTGACGATGAACCCGCCCATCGGGGCGTAATCCGCGAGACCCGCCTTCTGGACGACTTCGGCGTACCACTCGCCGGGGCTGTGCTCCTTCGACTCGGTGATCCCGAGTTCCTGTGTCTCTGGCTCGCTCATACGTACTGCTGTTTCCGGGGTGGCTTAAACGCGGTGCGATTCGATCGAGCCGAAGAGTCTCGAGTCGGTACAGGCGACGACCGGAAGATCGCCTGACGGCCGATTGAACGTTCGACGATCTTGTGGTGTGTACGCAATCCGTTTATCGTCGTTCTCACACGTTTCGGACGATTTATCCGGTAGGTTGATCTGTGCTGGGACAAATCTATCAAGAATGGCAGAGAAAGACGCCAACGATCGACGGGAAACGACCGATCAACACCAAAACACTTCACGCCGGCGATTCCTGCAAACGGCCGGTGCGGTCGGTGTCGTGGGTGCGACCGGTCTCGCGGGCTGTAGCGGCGGCGGTGGCGGTGAGAACGGCTCGGGTGACAACGGTTCCGGTGGCGGTGAGACCGCCTCCGGCGGAGAAGACACCGAATCCGGAAGCGGCACCGAAAGCGGCGCGGGCAACGAAAGCGGAAACGAGTCCGGCGGTGGCGGGGGCGGCAGCAGCAACCTCGTCTGGGACGCTGGCGGCACCGGCGGGACGTACTTCCCGCTGTCGAACGAGGTCAAGCAAGTCGTCGAAGACAACACCGACTTCAGCCTCCAGGTTCGCTCGACAGGTGCATCGGTCGAGAACGTCGGCAGCCTCTCGGACGGCTCCGCCGACTTCGCGCTGATCCAGAACGACATCGCCTCGTTCGCGAAGAACGGCGAGGGGATCGAAGCCTTCGAGGGGAACGCCGTCGAGAGCCTGCGTGGCGTGGGCACGCTGTACCCCGAAACCATCACCGTCGTCACGCCGGGCGATAGCGACATCGCGTCGATCTCGGACCTCAGCGGCGCGACGATCAACACCGGCGACCTCGGCAGCGGGACACAGGTCGACGCACTCACGATCCTCGAAGCGGTCGGTGTCTCGGATTTCACCGAGCAGAACACCGACTTCTCGCAGGCGGCCGAGCAGATCCAGAACGGCGACATCGACGCCGCGTTCATCGTCGGCGGCTGGCCGGTCGGCGCGATCGCCGAACTCGCCGAGACGA
It includes:
- the proS gene encoding proline--tRNA ligase, whose product is MSEPETQELGITESKEHSPGEWYAEVVQKAGLADYAPMGGFIVTRPRGYALWERIQDHLDGWFKETGVQNAYFPMFIPESYLEREKDIVEGFDPEVAWVTQAGNDELDERLAVRPTSESIITPFMSQWIRSHRDLPMRLNQWCSVVRWEATDTKPFFRTKEFLWQEGHTAHRDEASAWEETMLRLDQYRRVHEEVLAVPVLEGRKPEHDKFPGAHTTAAIESLMPDGKALQSATSHYLGDGFAEAFDVTYVDEDENEHVAHTASWGLSWRALGGMIMTHADDQGLSLPPTLAPEQVVVVPIWQEDTRDEVLEYAADLAAELDEADVRVELDDRDERNPGFKFNEWELKGVPLRIEIGPNEVENDEATVVHRPDGASAVETRDGIADAIGDHLDTIHAKLYAAAEQDLEENVREAESRDELLGTIGRHGGIVKTGWCGDEDCEAAIKDEIAAEIVMVPLERDTDPVHDECVVCDDAAVETAYFAKSY
- a CDS encoding TAXI family TRAP transporter solute-binding subunit gives rise to the protein MAEKDANDRRETTDQHQNTSRRRFLQTAGAVGVVGATGLAGCSGGGGGENGSGDNGSGGGETASGGEDTESGSGTESGAGNESGNESGGGGGGSSNLVWDAGGTGGTYFPLSNEVKQVVEDNTDFSLQVRSTGASVENVGSLSDGSADFALIQNDIASFAKNGEGIEAFEGNAVESLRGVGTLYPETITVVTPGDSDIASISDLSGATINTGDLGSGTQVDALTILEAVGVSDFTEQNTDFSQAAEQIQNGDIDAAFIVGGWPVGAIAELAETSSIGIIPIEGEERQQVKEAASFFADDEIPGGTYAGVDEAKPTVAVQAMIATTTEVPEATVETVTAAIFDNVSDLTIKTEFISAGSAQEGMSIELHPGAAAYFESTGGAGNATNASGGNMTEGGMTTTDGNMTGGNMTDGNMTMAETTESDAGNTTDTNAS